ATGAAGAGCTCTTCAAACCAGCCAAATTTTACCCAAATCTAACAAAAAACCTGTTATCTGTTAGACAATGGTACAGTGGACGGCCAACAGATGTTTTCTACATATCTGAGACTCTGAGacttatataaaataacttataaacTGTGCAGAGGCTTAAGGCTGCCTCTCCACTGAGACGAAGATGAGCGGAGTTGAAAGGAGACGTGCGGGAATCAAaatgctattggttgatttATCTTCTTTTTCTTATCTCCGCCTAAGTGAAAATGCAGCATTAAGATGAAGACTCCGAAGACTTACGTTTTTACCAACAGTTTCTTACATATACGGCTtgtggtaggtacttaaatactcTCCATATGAAAATCACAACATTATAAACATTTTCTTGAATTCAACCGTCGATTTTTCGTTGATATGGGCTATGAAGTAGGTAAAATAATATCAAgcataggtaattatttttcaCCTCACTTTAAAATGTCAACACTGTCATATtgacaataaattatttttaataactcaACCCCAACAAGAGTATTTACTCGATATACTCTTTGATTTACTTACTACTATTTGTAATCTGTACCATAATTCAAACCCTGTCACCTGACAGACTGGCAGACTGTCACTAAATCAAAATGttaagatatatttatttgctgTGTTGCATTTATTTCGAGATAGTTTATTGCTATAACTCCATCCACGGTACAGAGCACAGGAGATTGAGGAGAAGACACGAGTATGTGGGCTACAGGGGTCTCAAGACCACGTCAAACAGCCCTTACGAGAATTTAGATATGATAAACTTTATGAAACCTGAAGCTGCACTCTATGATTCTTATAACTACGAGAAACCAcagtaagtgttatttacaaGGTTTTATTTGACTATATTTTGGTGGAGGGTTGaaagtgaatctctaatttatttcccaaatcgcgccgtTAATCATTATATTGATTCTAATGTCGCCTGTTCGAGAGCCTCTTGCCGAGAGTTTCGACGCCGCTCCGATCCAATCGGCGACAAAATCCTCGGAATGCGTCGGCGACAAAATCCCATGTACAacatttgataatttcagacaAGTAAGCATCGAGGAGCTCCCGCTGCCGCGCCTGCGCCGCTCGCGCCACGAGCCCGCCGACGAGCAGAGCGCGCAGGCGCACCGCTGGCAGCACGGCCCGCAGCTCGCACACCATCCCAAGAGAAAGTGGTAATACGGTGCTCAAAAGAGGCCTGTTGGCTAgcacagcggtcggcaacaggcggcccgcggGTCGCATGCTGCCCGCGAACCTCAcacatgcggcccgcgagccttcctggctattttgtatgtaatatagaCACACGACAAtagcgacgtttcttcaaacaaaaacgtcacttttgacaccgattaagtcataaatattaacaaagtgcggcccgcgtcaactttgTTAACTAtactatttggcccttggctgctaaaataTTGCCGACCGCTGGCCTAGCACATGTTTAGCACGACAGTGTCTCGTGGCGaaatagactacccgtctttttcttgTATTGTTAATTTAAGAGGGACGGGTAATCTATCTCCTCTCAAGATTCtgggcgcgattcgggaaatgaattagtaGACATtccctagatatgaaatagtaacgatatgcgacgttccacggaaaaaggtaccctatggcggttggcgcttacgctattactaacgccgctccaatattattgcggccgtaaggtaccttttgtcgtggaacgtcacatatcgttactatttcatatctagtgaatgtctaattcatttcccgaatcgcgccgtctgtCGTGCTAATCATGCGCTAGTATTTTTATTACGTATATTATCTGTACAGGGGCCATcaaatatattggagcggccaaggtgctcacacatatctgagcacgcctctattgtcaaggagtTAGAATGCGTGTTCGGATATTTTGGCggctgtacagtcacctgcaataatatgttactcttcgaaggccgcaaaaatatgtgacacgctcttacggcttcataaataagatcgtgtcagatatttttgcggccttcgttgtgtaacatattattgcaggtgactgtacagataATTtacttcgaaggccgcaataatatctgacacgctcttatggctctacaaataagatcgtgtcaggtattcttgcggccttcgttgtgtgacttattattgcaggtgactgtaccactcAGTTTCTGACTTGATAAACCATGGCTCGTACCACCtatcatacaaaattatagctaaGGATGTTTGAATCTAGTTGCATTTCTAATAGGGTTGAAATTCATTTGTACGAACATTTTACGAAGGTTGACAATCCATCGAAATGGAATACTTTATATCCTAATGTACTCGTACAGTAACTACGCTGTAGAGACAACTGACCCCCTTGCATATTTGCAGGGGGGTAGTTAACTGTGCAGTactgtacattgggcggcacgaggccaGGGCCGTAAAGTGTTCGAGTTGAAAGTTAATGGTTAATATTGAGAGAGCATTATTTACGAGGCCGTGAAAAGAACATTAACACGATTTACCAATAACTTTGCTCCTGGCAACTGTTGTTACATTAATTGTCATAAATACCATTATATAGCTATTTTTCAAGCGTTTTACAggtatttttttgcaaaaagaaggCACCTTTATAGGTtagaacagcggtcggcaaccttttagcagccaagggccacatagtggTTGACGATGTtaacgcgggccgcactttgttaatatttatgactttatcagatatTGTCGTTTGttaaacatacaaaatagccaggaaggctcgcgggccgcaaatGAAAGGTTCAGACTACTATTTCTTATTGGAAAATGTCGCACACACGCCAACGTCAAATCTTTTGTTTCAGCTCCTTCGCCGTGTTCCCTTTTTTTTCCCATAAGAACAAGACTAAACCCAAAATTAAGCACGACAAGCGAAAATCCTTCAGATtcttaaaaaccaaaaatcacccATACAACTCCCTCTTCATGGCTGACAAACAGGAACCGAACAAAAACCATATACCAGAGAAGATTGAAGTAGCAACCATAAAAGATATCGCACAGAATTGCAAACAGAAAAAATCAGCGAAAATCATACACAACAGCAGACTATACTTCGCTAATCCTAATGGAATGAATGATGAAGGTAATTTATAGGAACTGAGAAGCAAGTAAGTAACGAGAAAGTTAATTACGAAAGAGATTTAAAAGAGCTCAAAGAGGATAGGATATAGCTTACTTtgtaacttatttaaatataaatgttatttatatcatTTGTTTCTTTATACTTAGTCTTTACGACGGCACTTTGAAAAATAAGAGTATTTTTAGGGCTCTTCGTGGAAATGGGCGCAAGAAAATGTGTACGACTCTGTCATTTCTTCACCGGAACTTGACTCTTGGTGCAAGTTAGAGACGACGCTTGTGAATGTTTGTATTAGATGTAGTCCAATATTGACTAAAATATTTGCACATTGAATGACATTCTCAATGGCTtgtggtttttaatttttatttacctacgtTTTTTCCATAGATAGAAAATCAATATGGATGTAGGTCGGGACCTCAtacatatacaccgtgtttttattgaattccgttaacttcggggtatggttaagtatgTTTAAggaaactaaatggcatagttaattttcaaaaaaaaaaattttttttgcttttttttgtaaaaaaaattaagtttaaatagtaattaaatgtagcatgtagcgttgttgtaagacgggcattacatttaactcaaccaaacaaatGAAAtttgtgacatatcaatgtcatttcgaacatcgatcgaccgagattgtacttaagtttagtagcaaatgtatgaactcattctaaacactaatcaatatgtaaaccggccctaaggcaagtgtacacgcttgtagaggccttataggaaaaaaataaaatattgattatctccgaaatggagttaattagaatatcggtgtctttgaggaagttacttgatttaagctcaggaatgcacccttgaaattaacggaaaacaaaaaaaaaacacggtgtataatatcatactgaattggtactaaaattatatCCCTTGACTATATATACGTATTTGGATAGCTTCAGGGTCACACTTTTACTGTCATTGTGACAGTCACTTTGTAATACGTAGGTAcggtcacctgcaataatatgttaccgtttgaaggccgcaaaaacatCTGACAGGGTCTTGTAGacccataagagcgtgtcacatatttatgcggccttcaaacagtaacatattattgctaaTTTCAGTTACTGTAGGTATATGAGCGAGAGATCTTCTTCTTTTCGTGTAAAGGGATCAATCTTCTTAAAACTAAATTTTTGTCTGCCAATGCATTGCCACTTCTAGCCCTCGGGGTGTAGCTCTCACGAGATCTTCCTCAGTGCACATCGTCGAGTACAGAGAAAACACTGTCTCACCTGTATTGTTGTCTGAGGGACTCTCAACTCACAGGATGTATCACCTTATCGCTCAATTCCCCATTTCAGAAGATTCTCTTTTACCAACGAACTCCTGTTCTAAGTCTGTTGAGAGCTTTCCATACTGCCCACTTTTCCTTTCCCCCTGGAGGCAGGTGTTCCGCAGCTGGTATTCGTAGCGACGTGTAGAGTCTAGAGCGAGAGCAAAAGCAGAAACTTCCTATCTTCAACGtacaatgaaaaattatgtCCCTTGAAAAACGCTGCCTCCTTTCACTTGCACCACACCTTCCCAAGCCCAAAGCCCGACAAATTGACTGTGTAATCTCCGCTCCACGCGTCCAGCCGTCGCCTTTCAATAACGACATTATCGCGCGAAATGTGGCCCGCATCTGTAGTTACAAATGCCGGTCTTATGGCCCCACACGTCCCGAATGTTCCAAGATCACTTTGAAGGCTTACTTACTTAGAATTAGAACATCTATTTGGTTTATAGGTATTGGGTGATCTGAGTGCTTCCGTGTCATGTGAAGTCGCCAACAGGCCACAATCTAgtggcccgattcggattttgaaatagatatcttttagacatcaccaagatacgatatataacgatatgtttaagatctaacctgtcaaatttgacatttgcgcgtttctggagatactcttgaacgatttccacaggatatgacttagagatccaattcacatctaatagatatctcactctatctaacgtaaaagtgacattggttgcccgaattgcgctgcaaaagagaactagttgatatctaaactataacgtatctagaatagatctagtaggtgtcgtctcttgtgaatatcttgaagttcgaatacggcagtagattTTGAGAAGCTGTGTTCTAAAATATCTGACCATGCACTTTAACGTCTTGATATGGATAATTAATGTCAttaacgggtctaacgcgattaaatttcattacttattttattgtcCTGATGTGGAGTTATCTGGTCGAATTATTTTACAGATGGCGTTATTAGGTTTCACCTCTCAATCCTAAAAATAATGTCAGATTCTTTTTTTAGAGCCCTTAAAGTCAAAGCCTATTGGCACAATTTCTAGATTTTGttatgactcctctacacgatggtccagcgccggccactcgaagggacgcatttatacgttagagggagcaagtgatattgctatctcattctaccgcatggctgcgtcccttggagtggccggcgttggcccattgaATAGATTTCATTTCCgatgtttttattttcttgtaCATATAATAATTACCGAACGTGATTTGttccgatttttttttctacatcAGCAATTTCATAGGTGTAATTAAGATTTTCCAATAGAAAACTTTTTTATTGGTCTTCTTTCTCgaaaatagatttttaaatataatattttttcagaGGAATTTCCTAAAATTTGAAATTTTGCTTGTTTGTGTTAATGTCACACTGGTGTGGTGCATCTgggtgcggcggcggcggcggtgtgTTAACTgcctaagggccaccccacatatAGCGTCTTTCGatcgtcggcgtctacaactctatggccgctgctcgacgcaacgtcgacgcaacgtcgacgcaacgtcgacgcaacgtcgacgcaactgcgcagcgacgtcattttccatagcgctgaccagacgtcgacgctcgaaagacgctagatgtggggtggccctaagggccacttgcaccattcactaaaccaggttaaccggttaaatctggagttacaaTTTGctactaggttaacggtttaaccggttaacctagggttagtgggatggtgcaagtggcgcttagagaCTAAATAGCCCTATATCCGGATAGTGATTTTTAGAAGCAGCAATTCCCTAAAGCCGGCGTATTGAGCTGTCGATGTCGCGATAATTGTCCCAGCGGGCAATAAGCCTTGAAGGCTCTTTATACTACGCGATTTATCATTAAAATTCTTTCATTCGTCTAGTACAGTCAGAAGCAGAGGTTGGTAACCGGGCGAgctgttcaaaattatctagacgcgactttattgtaaaggggcccactgattatcagtccgccggacggtatcggcctgtcagttagaacaaaattttgacagttccgaacaactgacaggccgataccgtccggcggactgttaatcagtgggccccttaagagcgtgtgactttcAATCGGGAGGTCGTGGGTTCTAACTCCGGGTcgaaccaatgagtttttcggaagttatgtacgaaatatcatacGATATTTACCACtcccttttcggtgaaggaaaacatcgtgaggaaaccggactaatcccaataaggcttagtttaccttctgggttggaaggtcaacgcagtcgctttcataaaaacaagcggaccccaggcagGCCGTGACAACGCtaggaaaatgatgatgatacctTTATAAATTAAGCCTAACTAAAAGAAACTTGAAAGAATTGTCATAGGGACCATTATTTAATGCGAAAAGCATAGCCTATTGGGAACGTGCGAAGTCGGTGGCGCTGATCGTCACAAACACAGgtaatcttatggaatgtccgacattagtactagcggcagccgcttgaactaattttactccataagattTTCCTTAGAAATTCCGACAAAATGAGGGCAGCACCAGTCGTGCACATAGCGAATAAATACATCATTTGCAGTCCCACAGTGCCATGCTCAATCAAGTTGGGTCAGGTTGTAATCGTCTCTCTGACAAGCAAGCGACTGTAGTAAGGCACAAGCTTTTGAACTTCAAATCGTATCGTTCCCGTATCGTGTCATGTGAAGCGCCCATAATCTTATTAACAGTCGTAGTGTCCTTGTGTCGCCATATTGCCTAGTGCGACTAAATTGCCGACGAAATTAGCGACATTGTCGCCTTATGAACTGTCGCATAATCGTTGGGTTATTGTCGGTGTCGTAGTTAACAGCTGCACATTCTTATTAAACGGTGTTCGTAACGATAAACCGTATACGAGTACAATCAACGGcattagtacagtcagcagcagaagttactaagcgtgtgaggtgttcaaaattatcttgacgcgactttattattaagctaattgatatcagttttgaatactacgcctctcattgtggaatagtcaattaggccattttggccatttttgaaggctctagcgccttaaaaaaacaaaaatatcaaaaaaagcaaaacggtccgacagatattgacaatattaatctgtgttgtaaaaatcattgctctagcatcaaaacccacggaggaaacagtcgggaacgtttgtatggagaaatgaccactcctgttcgCTCTTAAGAGTGTTGTACCCTATACACTAGCAAACAGTCTTGGCCGCCATAAACCCACTAAGCCCACGCTTGGGCAAGTGGGCACACCGTTTGGCGAAATAGATCGTCCTTAATCCGGGCGTGTTTACACGGGACTCATTACGGAGCCTGATTTATCGGGTCGTTAAGGCGGTAACACACGGCCGGACCGGTCAGTCAATCCGATAATATAACTGGCAACCCTTCATTTGTTCGTTGGCCAAAAGTCAATAACATTTCCGGTTTCACCTTTCGgcctaaacatattttattttattttatttatttggaatgCAAACAGAAATCAGTAGTAgcagtagtagtaatcactttattgtacacaagacaggtttacaaaaataaattacagtaatggaagtacaaaggcgaacttatccctatatcAGTGAGCAGGAGATAAGTTTACAGAGACAGACATTCACTTATTTCCTTAACAGCTCTCACTAAAAAATGTATAACAGAAATATAACAGAAATACAAATAACTGAGGCTGCTATTGGTGTTGAATATATTTGATTAGATTTTACACATTATGAACACACATTATCGGACATCCAAATCCACCGTATGTCACCAACTTTGTCTCCCCAGTCACCCACGAAACCCATCTTGTCGCATTACCATACTGATTAACCGACCTTCACAAAACCCTAACACACATTCAACCATTTCTCTAAAATCAACTTTAAGTCTATTACACAAGATTGCTTTTCAAATGATGCAGTGAGACGAGATATGCGGTTGCGGAagtagttttatatttattgtgaTTAGTATGTTAAGTGAATACGGTTTCCAAACTTTCCCAAGATTGGAGGAGATTTAGGGTTATATTTTGGGAATACAATTACATTCATGAAGCATTGAAACATAAAGGTTCCAGGCATAAATTGTAATACTTAATTAAGTAAGAATTATGACTATGATCTATTTATGTTAATGATTCATActcgtaataagatattttgtaaaatttaaacttataCACAATAATTACAAATTGATACTTTAGGTATCAACGACTCAACGTGATATCAACTAAGCaaactataatattattataaatttaaaactaaagttaaaccTAGAAATAAAACTTATCGATTAAATTGACTTTACTTTTCGTTTAGTGAAATTTGAAGTCACTATGTTTAGTTTCTGTGTGCATTTGTATAGCTTCCCTGCTGTATGGGCCATCTGAAAGTATACAAATTAGTTAATCACATtaaaactttaattaaaaacgCAATACGAAATTATAATGAAAGTTTTCCAAGTGTATTTTCATTTGTTTGATGTGCCCAAACGGCTATAATAggctataatatttaaaactagttttttgaACTACCTTATCTAGACGTTgcgagaatgcgtatgcgagtTTCATTTCGGACTTCTTGAAATTTGGTGCTGATAATGTAGCTTTTACCTACTTACTGCGGTTTACTTTACCTGCTGTGGTTCTTACCTATCGGGAACCACTCTTTAGAAGACATCCCGGCATCGCTCCTGGCAGCAACGATGGCTTCACGCAGCGCGAACGGTACTGCCACTGCCATGCAAATTGGGGGCTCACCGATCGCTGCAACAAATTTTTGACCTAGTAAAGTATGAGTGCCAAAAGTATAGCCTGTGGAAGGTTGCCACAGATGTCATCGATAAGAAGTAAGGTATCCGGTTATATGACATGAGTATattaatataacatatttacTTATAGCTAAACTATAAAACCCTTTCTGAATAGATCTGACTGTGGTCTTTCGCGACAGCTTTAGAAGTTCCTGTTCCAAAGACCTCATTCGAAGATTCTGTGAATTAGGTACATCGcatcccaactagcaaaatcacgctaacaacagtctctagactacaattttgtcgctcttatattgattttatatcatcgtctaagcccgggtttgggcacaaagcataagcgtatttattttaatatcgttctaatatcagtctaattgaatgttgtttgcattcacagtaatctttttcaaaactatattaagctgctttaggctaatatcgcttttacgtaagtatcttgtaagcctacataggcttatattggtcgaacgtaagt
This window of the Cydia fagiglandana chromosome 15, ilCydFagi1.1, whole genome shotgun sequence genome carries:
- the LOC134671146 gene encoding uncharacterized protein LOC134671146 → MLRYIYLLCCIYFEIVYCYNSIHGTEHRRLRRRHEYVGYRGLKTTSNSPYENLDMINFMKPEAALYDSYNYEKPQQVSIEELPLPRLRRSRHEPADEQSAQAHRWQHGPQLAHHPKRNSFAVFPFFSHKNKTKPKIKHDKRKSFRFLKTKNHPYNSLFMADKQEPNKNHIPEKIEVATIKDIAQNCKQKKSAKIIHNSRLYFANPNGMNDEGNL